In Parasteatoda tepidariorum isolate YZ-2023 chromosome 8, CAS_Ptep_4.0, whole genome shotgun sequence, the DNA window gtgtatttaatgCACTGTTTGGGAAGGTAAAAAGACCAGTTACTCTCAGACAGTTTGGAAAGTGTTAGTTTGGTCATTGAGCAGTCTATTAAGACATTGCTCTTACCATAGGTGAAGAGCTAGGGGTTTTGAGTTTGATCCAGGCTGTCAGTGTGCTTAAACGTTAAATCTGCCTCGACTGTAAGTTCTGCAGTTGGTTGTTATATGGAAGTCTAGAGACAGGAATGCAAGCTCAGGCGCAACCCATGTCATCTGACcagatcaaaattacatggTATTCCTACCATGGTCATCAAGGCCCTGTAAACAGAGCTATGTGTTTGGCCATCGTTGGGTGATATGTAAGTTAGTATATAAATGTCGttggcaaaaaatttttcactacTTTGGTTTTCTCATTTTCggtttttttactttcttatttttccctCATGccaatttactatttttatattaatgaggaaaaaaaactttaagatttaaaattttcaaaaaaataagtatttttattataatcatgACTTAAAAAgccataaaatattgaatactaaaagaaaacaaaagaaaattttaaattccaaatagataaaacttctttgaaaaaaaagcgcTAAAGAGcagcaaaaatttctaaaaaagtagcaataaaggaaacgaagaaaataaaaaaaatatatgaccactgaagccgacgtcttcagggggtaccggccccggtagccataaaacaaaaccatttcgattgagggagaagcaaatgcctaaattaactccctcagtaccccgatggttttgtatagaagtccaggaaaaaaacatgaaatacaaataaccaatttagaaaagaaactcatacaaaatcatcagaaaataaaaactcacttaaCCAGGTCAAACAGCGATTTCACAAGCAAGccgaatgaaaaggaaaaactaaagaaaacaacTCCCTCTATTACAATGCgcagatagaaaataaaagaagtcaagttttttttttgttcattttcaagatttgcaTTAATTTGTTACGTATCTTTTTCTTggcttcttttattttctatctgcGCATTGTAATAGAGGGAgttgttttctttagtttttagtgTTTCCTTTTCATTCGGCTTGCTTGTGAAATCGCTGTTTGACCTGGttaagtgagtttttattttctgatgattttgtttgagtttcttttctaaattggttatttgtatttcatgtttttttcctggacttctatacACAGAgatgagattcttccgcggatttccgcttttttttagatttttccctttttcccgctaatttccgcggaaatttttttgaacaagttaaaatattttatgaggaatttaattttccacgGAACGAAAGCATTGAAGTCCTCCCTCTGAACTTTctcaaaaaatcatttccttgggataaaactgtttgacctttatacagggatgagattttttcgcttttgcctttcgaatttcagcctttttatcaaaaactcttaATTCTCTAAATGTTTCGTTTTNtttttttctttttttttttttttttttttttttttttttttttttttttgaaaattcaatcgttaaaataaaataatcatatttatttacgattttcaaagataaacaaaaaattcaaactacatcctagctgctaacccttccgtatttttacttattttaactattttctcttcacagaaaataagattttcaattttattatcaaacatcgcTTCTCGTATTtgcctgatttaaaagttggaCGTTGCGAGTCTTATTCAGGagatttaaatatcgtacattgcgattcttatttacgagatttaaaaatccaatatagcgatttgtatttacgcgctTTTAAAACCCTAAGTAGCGATTTGTATTCACGCGAGCTTAAAATCCTATGTCGTGACTCGTTTTTGcggttttaatttcaaacatcgcttttcgtatttatacgaaATCCTATCCAATATagtaatttgtatttacgctttttaaaaccctatgtagTGATTCGTATTCATGCGAGCTTAAAATTCTATGTCGTAATACgtttttgcggttgtaatatgaaacatcgattttcgtatttatatgAAATCCAATAtagcgatttgtatttacgcgcttttaaaaccctatgtagcgattcgtattcatgcGAGCTTAAAATTCTATGATTTGATACGTTTTCGCGGTTGtaaaatcaaacatcgattttcgtacttaaacgtgctttaaaaattagacattgtgatttgtatttgcgcgatttgaaaattatgcatcgtgattcgTCTTTACGTGCTCTAGAAATTatgcatcatgatttgtatttctgcatattttaaaattctgtatagATTTTCATATTCGcgtgatttaaaagcctcatatcgggattcatattctctcaatttaaaattaaggcatgtgattaatatttatatattcatacaattttaaaactaatcatcAGGATTTATTATCACatggtttacaagtttaaagaTCTCACtctttttgtcaaatttgtgtgtgtatatatatatatatattcattcttgGATTTCCGCTTTTCTACTTTCTGACTATGGTTCTTTATACAAAACTATTCTTTATACAAAATGGTTCTTTATACAAAACCATtggggtactgagggagttaatttaggcatttgcttctccctcaattgaaatggttttgttttatggtcaccggggccggtaccccctgaagacgtcggcttcagtggtcatatttttatttttatttccttcgattcctttataatatattgaattaacTCTTACAGTAATTTCTGGGAGAAAGACTACTATATGGTGATTTCATTTTCTGTgagttttgcaaaaaaagtttcccaATCAGTattgatatgtttaaaaataatgtttgcaagcaaaaattattctgaaagaGCAACCAATAtcagattatttattaatatgaaattacaataataataataaatttcggCCATACTTTTTGTGAGTACAGCCTGCACAtaggtactttttttcttcctaaaattactagtatgcaaatttttaaatctgcaatatttttcagttatgtttacaatattttaattgtgtttaaatatttttttaaattagtaactaccatatatgtttaattattacagACATAGAATTCTTCCACAATATTCcacttttttatgatttttcaccgtatattaattttttttcttctttttgccCGATTACATATCTTTGAACCACTGTATAActacaaaaagattttaattttgactatTCAATTTAGGCAGCCTATGAAAATACTGTAGaatctaatttatataatttttattttgtgacttGTCCCTTAtgataatcaaaataaactattttacagGATTGGGTACCAATTATTGCAAGAGATGTCCAACGTCAACGAAGACAAGCTCCTCAAGCACCATTTAGTAATGCCTACTTAAGTGGCATGCCTTCCAAACGTAGAAAGGTGAGTAAAAAGTTATCTGTTAAGAGCTTGTAACATTTTTCTCTAGattaataatgtatatatatactgtaAAGTTGAGCCTGCATTATTTGACACCAAAGGCCCAGGATAATCAAAGATACTACGTTAAATCCTTTTTCTTAGTAAAAAGGTAAGTTGCTGCCACAAGTAGTTAGATTCACTCTGAagtaagtcattaaaaaatgcGCTTCTTCTTTCTCAATTTGTAATTTGGTCTCTTGTTTTGTGTGTCACAcacagatataaaaattttcggtcttttgactaatttttatctttttaaaaatctaacacTGAAAGAGGTCAAACAAGATAAAATTTCCGAAGttgtgagtaaaaaaaattccggaacTTAATTTTTAACCGAATCATTTTTGGTGGcgaaaaataatcctttttctTGTTTCTGTTGCACTGTCTATGAAACAGAAGAAAAACTAGTATTTTAGTTgggctattttttttctttgatataatttaatcaaaatcataaatttatatcaaaaaaataaatgggttaaaaaaaactctaaattagGCAAAAGCTGtgacaaataaagttttatttaattttcatttcataatcataattaattgcAAACTACTCTCTAcaatttaatacatatatattcattagttaaacaatttttagattattaagatcatattaaatatttttatttgcctaaaAACATAGCTAAAAGCcccttttaattataaaaatcccAGTTATGAGAATTTTCGCAACTGTTACCCCTGTTCTATATTAAGTTCATCAATATTAAGTCGCAAACACCTATCTCAGATTATTGATTACAAACCTGATTTACActgtaattatgataaaatcaaacattaaaacatactttttcccaatctttcaaaaaataaattattgttacaattaGAATTTGATTATCTTCCATTAATGTTGCTAAACCAATTgatataacttaataaaaaatataatataaaataataaagtgctAAATATTAACTAGTCAGGTTTAGtgtatataatttctttatcacttaaataatatagttttataatgtctGTATAATATGTACCTTTTATAAGTTTTGCTATTGAATATATGTCAATATCTAatggattatttaaatttgataaaattgttttaagtttctAAGTTTTTGGGTTAACAAATGTGTTTGTGTTAACtatatgacaaaaattttaactaaaaaaaattaaaacttttctgcttcaaattttctatttcaaatatttgaaattcagtTATACATAGGGTATCCGCACActtggaaagtcatgaatttcagtattgaacaaagcgtatcatgaaatgtcatgatttttactatttttttaaaaaaatcatggaaagtctccgaaaaatctaagttttaaaatggaatccccTCCCCCAATTTCATCTTGTTCCAAATATCTAAATTCCTAATAAAATTACCActcaatcatattttattagaatataaaatgattttatcatgttcttaaaaaattatggtgttctttcaaaaaatgaagaaaaaaaacatcatttctagagcgaattatcttttagaCTTCTGTgatgtaagaatttttattattttttttaattttataaatttaaaattatagttgaaGCAAACTAGTCTttgctgagtttttttttattctgaaatgagaacagaaaaatcaggagtatttctttcctttctgatgaacaagaaagtatctttagaatataattctgcagaagaagaaaaatttttgcttttgtatttttttcagctatattattgttttaactctttctttactctgttttttaaatttaaaatctataaatatgaagatgcagagtataacagttttggttatacctatcatttcaattaatgttattataatgcttttttaaatttatttttgcgttTTTGTCGGAataaatagtaacttcgttaagtcatgaaaaattcttggaattagtcttGGAAAATCATGATatgtcatgaatttgaaaatctaaaacgtagcagataccctgtatacaatatttttcttaaaaattaaaaaaagaaaatttgtaatgcATTCATGTTAATACGTATTGTTGTAATAATGCGTGTAAATAAGTATTGCTATCTTTGTTTTTCAAGATAATGTCCAATGATACTCCGGCACTATTGGAACATTCTCAAAGCGCATTGTCCGATATGCTTCTTCAAGCCATATCAAGTGCTGATGTCAAACCACGAACTAGTATGGAAGAAGTGAAGGCAGATGTTTCTAAAGATCCATCATTGCAATCTTCATTTAATGAACATATGAAGCATGCAATTCAAGAAAGATTGCAGCGCGACTTGGACTATTGCTCCGACAAATTTCCTAACTCTGAAAAATACTATAACATTTaattcctctttttcttttatgggAATACATgtgaattatattcattttaaaattatttatgtattgcaTATAAGTGAAcatgttttgattttgtttattatctGTGACTTGTgatgtttgaatatttattagttccctaataaaatgttagtatgtgataaatattttcatagcatgtttacattttttataaaatgtttaactaaatttctGATTTGCAAAAGACAATTGCTTTAACGTAGTTTTTTGCTGTAGATTTTATGTCCAGTTCTTTATTCAAATTACTTATTCTCAGAATGTAACAAATTCAATCATTTAGGTAAACAAATTGTTCTTACATTGTTATGTgtattttcaaatcattcaaGAGGGCATTTAGGGTAAGAAAGCCTAGATTTCCGTGTAGACAATAAGATGATATAGTATATTATTCTATACTCAGATGCAACAAACTTTCCAAGCACCTATCTAAAACCATTTACTAAGAAACagtttgattcaaaaatttcacttttcataaaaagtgtAGCCTTTCACCATAATGCTTCATTCTCTTCGATTGTATGCACAGCATTATTTAATGCTATTTATGTCTTAGTAAACAAACAACAatgtgcatttaaaatatatttgcaaaaaacaCATCAAATTTTGGTTGTTTATCTAGTTGGGgggaaaatttatattaaactcagtgaaaatattaattttgatgaaacttaTGCTATATTAACAAAGCtgtagtatatatatttaaaagtaatctgTGTTAActgtagaagaaaaaatttggttGTAGAATATAAAACGTTTTAATCCTAATTTGCTtcgtattaaaatttcaatatgaaaatatttgttactttgGAAATAAAAAGAGAACTTAAATATCCATAACAGttaaaaaccaatatttttagttttagtccCATTACTTACTTGAGAATTGCTTAAATACTTGCctcacattttaagaattgacTTTTTGGATGAGATATACCAATTTTAGATCAatatatcgaaaaaaatatatttaaactgactctagctttcaaaattattattattttcagaattaagaACCTAAACAATTTAAGGGCATATTGTGAAATAATGGTTGAAATAGCCATTagccactgaaaaaaaattataagactgAGTGCTCTTCATTTTCAACAGAATGAAAAGCAGCAAGTTAAAGCAGTAtggttaattctttaaattgtatTGGTTTAAGCCTTTTAAGTagtaaaatctaataaatattcagtaagaataaaaaagtatcttaaatctataaaaaaaaataataattaaacaattttttttaaagtccttgttgctttattttatatacctCTGATTCTCAACTTAACATTTACAGAAccatgtacagtgcacaaaatgaaaaacggatcaccctaaataatttttgatctaatgatcagattttcgcGTACTATAACTCATTCTTAAAGGTTCGTAAGGGTGATATCAAGTATCGTAATTAGCTGGggcaaacaataatttaagataCAGAATCAGGcccaaaaatgcactttttctgaaatagtttttttttttttttttaaaaaaacagatttgTCGCCTCTAAACATAAGGGGTAGTggcaatttgagaaatattgtcccaatagtttagCCAGGAAAGCAatcaaaagtttggaccccttaatgtctattttattttttaaaaaaaagatttcaaacaCCTGTTTTCAAACTATGTTCAATAATGCCACACGCAagtatttcgtttttaaaaaaaatattagaaaaaaaaatttttttttactaattcttgctttttaattacctattattaaatcattgaaaaagtgggaaaaaacgaaaaagcatttttaacatgaatgtataattttgaaatgataaatcTAGCaacgagaaaaaatttaagacttaatattgatttatttctttaaactttgtAAACTAACCCATACTAGTTGGTATCGTGTTGTTTAAATAGTAGAATCtgtaagattaattaaaaaaggatttaacaaaaattcataaGCATTTATAATGCCTAACTTTGACAGATTTTTTGACATGCCtagactatttttaatttgtataggCAGGCTGTGttactaagaaaaataacttgaacGACCagagttggaaaaaaatgttgattaatgataatttaatgataGCTGTCAAAactatgattaaatttaatattatttatttaactttcatcaatgcttaaaaattgctttcatcAATGcttaatgcttatttattgGGACAATCTAATCatcgaagaaataaaattgtgatatttattCAGGGTCTGCTGATCAGAATCTTAAAGACAAGGCCacaatttgtcatttaaatagCATCAAGTGtgtaactaattaatttatattgaaacatatgttctattcatatttttttttaataaaattaaaaaaaactttcaatgcaCTGTAAACCTtataattgacaaaataaaactctaaaaacAGCAGCCTGAAGAATATCTATGAacactatataaaatttatcccATTGTAATAAACtaattgtttatataaaaaaaaaatcaagaaatttaaatgagcTAACTTTATGCATGACcctgctaattttattttattatcttcaaaaataaatttacacagataacaattttcatttaaaagtttcaataacttttattttgtcaaagaCATATCAGCAATAACTTTACATAAAAACAAcagaaaagtatatataaattcttacaagatttctttcattatagaaacataaaatctaaaaaaaagattagatgATGCATAATTCCATGCTAGTTAGCAAATTATTCCATATggttaaataacttataatttttgctttcagCTTAGAAGCTCATCTTTAAGATGAAACATATGTCAAATTAAAAGtcatataaaatactttttttttaaacaaaaatatatcgatcaaaaaatttatttttgcggTCACAGATTAAATCTTCATAATCACATCACCTGCGAACTTAGCacttaaaacatatattataaaCTAACTGGCAtcgtaagttatttttaacgcTTCTTTAATATACAATGTCtgaactttttcattttaatttttgtaaataatttgtatGCACTTtggctttttaaatttgactactgaaaattataagacaattaacaaaaagtgtatttaaaaaacagtattttcaaCCACCTGTGTTGAAGGTctctttttaataatgcttattATGACTTAACCTTTTGCTTACAGCAGGTACAACTGATAGAACAGAATAACAAAGATAATATTAAGCacctaaaaggaaaaaaataattaacacttGACTCTCTATAGTGGCAAGAACTATGAGGCGCTTTTAAATATGtcaataaaagcataaataaatcacgttaaaatatatgcaaaagtCATTtctgaacaaattattttaaaaaagaattttatacaagtgaaaaatttaacataaaagaaatttttttttaatagctaacATAATTTTAACCGATTGCTAAActtgtaaataacaaaaaaatacttcagaTATGTAGtgaaatttaagcattttaaaaattattcattaattttattcttttcaataatgaaCATATAATATTATGCAATACTTTTAGTACTTCATATACATTATCAGTGAtcgtaattgaaaaaaatattatttaattttgaatgataacaTAATATTGAACTTTGAtcctgaaaattgaaaaatattagagaaattttcctttaatttgtaaaaataatacaataaaattaaaagaaaatatgaacaacaaattataagttttttggTTTCATTTGATTGCTTCTGTCACCTCGACAAGTAGGACAATACCATTTCCCCTTGGGTTTTGTTGTTAATCCAACACACGAGAAATGAAACCATTCTCTTTCACAGTCCTCATTGTCACACCCTATCATTTCACCATATGACACTTGATCACACAGGCAATAAGTAGGCTCATCAGGATCTATTGGAGGCTCTAAAGTGGGGGCTTCAGGctctttttcaacttttgtttttctcttcttctttttcttggtTTTACTTGTACTGGGAGCAGGAGCAACTTCTTTCTCTTGACGCTCATGTATAGAATCATCACGTAACGATAAATCGGTGTGACGTTGTCGACGAGATCTTTTGGTCGGCCTTTCTGGAGGTTCATTCTTTGTATTGTCGTTCTGAGCTTCATTTTCTCGTcccaaatctaaatttaaattaagattatcataaataatagttaagatTGGAAAAATAAGCTAGGGTTCatcaaataaatcaataaaataaaaataaaaacatttttaatatcacagaattaagattttaatgattttcggCACATTTGTAAAACCTGCTTTAGGCATGGAAAATATAAGGTTATTGATTTTTTGCACCTCCTGTTTctgagaattttgaaaattcaaaaatttttttaaagagtattttttattttattcattaaaatgctCTAAGGAACCTAAAAAGCTTGTGCAATTTACAatgaatcagaaaaaatataaataatccaaaatattaatttatcacttgatgaataaaatttacatcCCTTAGTATGagagatgaagaaaaaagataagttaaacttttttttttctttcagcaataagtttaaacttttatcatcgaattaaaaataattaaattgctgaaaatttaaataattcctaAATATTATAAGCCATCTATCTATATTTCATAGAcactaagtaaataaaattgtaagtggttttatttttagaaaaattgaactatttacaggatatttttctcaaataactCTCTTGACTCTAAAGTCCatctttaatgaagaaaattttaagaaattgatgcTTATGTTAACTAAAAATCATCCaaattatatagaatttattgattcatttcaatattttttgtcctGTGTTatataagcatatttattacaaataattttgtttcttctttcttttctgcTGTTGTGcgaacaattttaatatatattaaagttttaaacatgactatacagtaaatttaaaaagttttataatattgactttttcatgattaattctcaaacatttcttttttccttttcatcaaaaataagtttcgtTGAATACTTCCTATTTCTGtttgaaattgataataaaCTATGATAACT includes these proteins:
- the LOC107443612 gene encoding inhibitor of growth protein 1, whose translation is MFVSQKSESDPNKMLNQAALEAMHSAVYIEDYLDFVENIPDDIQRNLTQLRELDLKYQEILQDLDNFQNTLTRDLDPISRKRTLLQVQRALIQTQDLGDKKLQIVQVIQDIIDNKGRQLEIDRMKLDLGRENEAQNDNTKNEPPERPTKRSRRQRHTDLSLRDDSIHERQEKEVAPAPSTSKTKKKKKRKTKVEKEPEAPTLEPPIDPDEPTYCLCDQVSYGEMIGCDNEDCEREWFHFSCVGLTTKPKGKWYCPTCRGDRSNQMKPKNL